The genomic DNA ccTGCATGTCTAAAAAGTTTCAgtaataattcaaaaataaaactctGCCCCCACCTTTGATAGATCCTCAGTCtgggagattaaaaaaatcaccaCACCTGAAAAAAAAACCAGTGGACATTATGATTATGTAGGTAaagttgtttgtttattaatgagCATCACTTTCTGCTAGAACAGAAGCCTTTAACGGCACACACTGAACACACAAGATCATAAAGCAGTTTTTATCAAGCGAAATCACTGAATTACTTGAAGAATacaaattaggaaatatttttatgtgacAAAGGAGAGTGAAATGTAGACATCAGCTATTCACAGTTCTGTGAGTGAGATATTGTTGTTGTGTTTTCCAGATTTCCGGTTTCCATGGTTCTTAATTATTATCTTTGGAATATTTGGGCTAACGATGAtactatttttattcatattttctaaacAGCAAAGGTAGGTGTCAGTCTACTTTCCTATGTTTTTGCCAGTTGTTTAACAAACATACATGTTTCCATTTGTTGTTTGATGTTTTCCTTTGCAAATCATGagtgaaatttttttattaacCCAGTAAAACATTATCTCCAGTCATACATTTACCATTTTGTGTTCATCATGGAGACATCATAGGTCTCAGTTCTATCTGGGAAGTTGGATAGGACATTAGAGGCTGAGGCTCCTGACTACACACCCTCAAAGTTCTGAACAAATTGGCCTATTCATTCCAGGACCATAAGGTTGCACTGAGGTTTTGGCTGAGTTTGACACAGTCCTAATGTAAGAGCAAATTTAAGTGGCAAACTAAAGCTACCTAGATAATTCAGCCTAGTAAAACCCTTTTAGATTTCATATAAtggcaattttaaataaatttgggtTTTATTTAAGTTTCTTGGATACTTGATTTGGTACTTTACCTGCTTTTGTAAACACAGCTAAAATTCTACATTTGAAGAGATTCCATTCTGCATTCTGCTGCAGTCAAAAGACAAGTTCCAGTTATTATTCTGCCACTGCTGTTTGGTCTTGTTTGAGTCCGTCTCTCTAGGCCTCCGTGTTCTTTTTGAGTAATATGAGGGTTTGGATTACATGACCGTTAAATTTCCCTTAAGCCACGAGAGCTAATTATTCTTATTGAAAGAAACTCAGTACAAACTTTGGGAACTTTTAAtacaaaatataggaaaaaatactGGTACCAAGTGCCAGTTTTCTTACATTTAAAGCATTCTCTAAGTCCCATGAGTtaatctttctccttctcctagAATTAGGGTAGCTAATACTCTGCCTAGGACTTCCCTGGTTTTAGCAGGGAAAGCCCTGTGTCCAGGCAAATCAAGACAGCTGGTCATCCTACCTAGAACTAAAGACAAGTTCTCCAGCTGAAGCCAAGAGGCAGCTACAAATCAAAATAGAATCTACATGAATATATTGTAGAAGCTTTTTCGTTTGTATTTTGAAGCTGTATAGAATTTGTAAACATCAAAATAGAATTTCAGTAGAGAGAATTCTCAGAATGCTAGCGTTTTAGAGTGCCCAGCATGCTAAAAGTCTCCAAGTGAATGCAGAAAGGGTTATTTTTAGTAGTTTCATCTCCAAATTTATAATGTAAACTCAGAAAAACAATATTCACTctgcagaatttcattttctatCTAACTTTCTAGCAACATTACTATCTTAGCAAAACAACTATTCTAAAGCAGGACAACAGTTTTCAATTTGGGCAGGGGGTGGAATtagtaaataaggaaataatttaagTAATGCCAACAAAGAAGCCAAATTCTGTTGATTAATTTGAATTCATGTTCTGTACAGTTAGTTGATGGGCTAATTTATGTGTACCTGCAGTAGGGTGTATATAAAGTAACTTACTCTTAACATTAGTTATCAATTTCGAGTCATTGTGAAGGCCAGCAGATTTATGTTGCTTAATTACATTAGTTAAcaatatttggaagaaaaaataatcctctgaatagaatttcaaagaaaatatattaaccTTTGTCTGAAAGACTATTTTCTATGAAGTTCTTAACTATGAAGCTTCATCAAAACCGcccaactgttaaaaaaaaaaaaaaaaaaggaaatctttttgTACTGCCAAATTTCCTGTTCTAAATTAAGTTCTTTGTAGAAAAGAATTCATCTTTTTTCATTTGCCCATAAAAACCCTTATCATTGTATAAATTTCCATGTTCTAATGAAAGTAGGAAATGGTAGAAAATAGTTGTTAAAACTTTGTTCTTTCCACACCTGTTAACAATTAAAATGACACTCAAAGAACGAGGTGCAAGAGCTTCTGGGCTGATGAGGCCATTAAGATTCGGGAGGAGGGTATGGaacctcctcctcccttcacCCCACCTTGCCCTGTGCGTCTCttatctggctgttcctgagttaaaTCCTTTTACAATAAACTAGTAACCCACTAAGTTAAAAAATGAGGTGCTGTGTCCATTTACCCCAAACCTGAGAACTGGAAAGGACTTCAGGTGCTCCACGTCTTCACGTGAGGTGTTACTAGTCCACAGACCGAGGCGCTGCTCCCTTTCTTAATTCAGATAATTAAGAGTCAACTCTAACAAAATTTATAGTGTAATTTGGATTCgaataaaacaaagtttcatGCCAGTTTAACTCTATACCTAATTGTTCCCGCCATGAGACCCACCCCAGCCTTCGAGCTGTGGCTaatcaggaaagaaagaactgaatCAGCATAAAACAGAGGTGGCAACCTGAACGCCCATTTCAGCCTGCACATTCATATTTTGACTTTGGAGTAAAGGTTTTGCTACaaagtatttataaaatgggggATTTTCACACAGAAATCCAGATTGCCACATTATCTTTAAAAACTGAGCGATGTGAAACTAGGTTGATATTCCTGCATGACAACATGCACCAAAGCAGAGGACCAACTGTCCCATTTGCAAAGGGCATACGTTCCCTGTCACCATTCCCATCCCTGACTTTGCACCAGGCCAGCTATATTCAGTAGCATGACCCGCTTGGGCTGCAGGGTCAGCCACCCTGGCATAGAGTCAGCCATCACTCCTAGAAGGCCGACTACCAACATGTGCCTAAATGCACTGTCCTCTACACAAAGGAGAGGCACCCACCAAAGTCAAGCATTAGACATTGGGAACTCTTGGCTTCCTGTAATTAGGGTTATGTTGCATTTTGGTATGTTTTCAAACATTTGAACTATTCAGAGATGCAGAACCGAGTTAACGGAGCAACATGACAGACAGCAGAGAACCTGGGTTTTGGAATCAGCTGTGCCAAGTATTAGGGAGTGATCTGAACATGCTGCTTAAATCTCTAAATCTTTCCACAATAATATCTGCCTCCTTGGTGGTTGTAGGATGACATGAAATGTTTTAGTGCAGGAGTGGACAGACTTGTTTTAAAAATGACCAAACAGTGAAGTTTTAGGCTTTCTGGACTATGCAGTCTCTGCTCAACTCTGCCATTTTCTATGGCATAAAAGCAGCCATAGAAAATTTGCAAAATGAACAtgactatgttccaataaaagcttatttacaaaaacagaggGCAGAccagatttggcccacaggccacaATTTGCCAACCCATAGTTCAGTGCAAAATACATCCCAGTGTCTGGTTTATCAGAGGCATTCAAAAATGGTAGCAGTTATTAatcctttgtatattttttctataTCTTCTATACATCAGTAATGATTTTACACCTGTCCCACTGAGTAGACCTGATGGAGTCTACTTAAACACAACTTATAAAATGGAATTTGGCTGATTCCTGGGGGTAGGTAAAAAGGTGGTGGAAATGTTCAGAGGATGTCCCCTGAGAATTTCATCTGATATCCAAACATCAGGATGGCATGGATAAGCTCCGAGCTTTATTCCAGAGCCCCATTGTtgattctaaaatgtaaactctagTTATACtattaatgaaataaacaaaattaatttgttcaggaaatgtcTGAGCACCTCCTAAGTGCTGGGGATGCAATCAGGCAGGATAGACATTGAAATGAATTATGGTCAAAAAATCATTTAACTATTTGGAACAGAAAATGTAAGTGCATCACCGAATTGTGTATATAAATCCATAATGACTGGTGCTATTTCAGTTGAGACAGACTAAATTTGAACTAAACCATGCATGAACCCTGGCTCATGAGATTGTCTTAGATAATTTTATAATGCATGTGAGCTGTGTGGTATGGACTTACCTAAGCACACCTCTTTTTGAGGATCAAATAAAGTTGGCTCCATGTtggctcttcctccttccctccttttcttccacaCATTACGGATGAAATGTATGTGAAAATTACCTCTCTTACAACTGACATGGCAATTGGCTTCATTTAGGTTTAAACATCTTACTCCCAAATACTAAGACTGGCTGTcaataaaagatttgaaaaaaaaaagttaaggaaaaaaaaacttataggAAAACCACGTTTTACTTAAATTGACTTCAGATAaggtctttgttgttgttttttttgttcttttcttgtaTAGTTTTGCCTGGTCATTTACTGCTTAAGGCTCCTCTTTCTCATATTACACTTACTTATTCCAAATATTCTGGTACTTTATGTAATAGTACTGCCAAAATTTTAGTTCTATCCTTTGAAATAAGACAATGTGTAACTTATGtcaaaacaaaattttgttttcaaggaTTAAGATGCTGATTCTGCCCCCAGTACCAGTTCCAAAGATTAAAGGAATTGATCCAGATCTCCTCAAGGTAATTAATTATCTAAGTTATAGATAACACTAATTAAATGATACCTGAAGAACAGTGTCTTATTTTGAGAGCTTTTGAAAGCTATATGTATCacattctattttctgtattccttctgggaaaaaaaattttaaatatcacatCTCAAAATTATGAGAATGTCTTATGTATTTAAAAGTTCTTCACTAATGTATTTTGTTATTATATGGTTTTGTCACTGTTGTTCAGATTGTAACCATAATTAGTCTCTGGATGTTATCTGTTAAATCACTTAATTGTTAGTTACTTTTCATAgatcttcattttctatttcctaGGAAGGAAAATTAGAAGAGGTGAACACAATCTTAGCCATTCATGACAACTATAAACACGAATTCTACAATGATGACTCTTGGGTGGAATTTATCGAGCTAGATATTGACGACCCTGATGAAAAGACTGAAGGCTCAGACACAGACAGACTTCTAAGCAATGACCATGAAAAATCACTTAATATCCTTGGGGCAAAGGACGACGACTCTGGACGTACCAGCTGTTGTGAACCTGACATTCTGGAGACTGATTTCAATGCCAGTGACACGTGTGACGGTACCTCAGAGGTTGCTCAGCCACAGAGGTTAAAAGGGGAAGCAGACCTCTTGTGCCTTGACCAGAAGAATCAAAGTGACTTGCCTTCTAATGATGCTGCCCCTGCTACCCAGCAGCCCAGTGTTATCCTAGCGGAGGAAGACAAACCAAGACCACTTCTCATTGGTGGAACTGAGTCAACTCATCAAGCTGCCCATACGCAGCTGAGCAACCCAAGTTCACTGGCAAACATCGACTTTTATGCCCAGGTAAGTGACATTACACCAGCAGGGAGTGTGGTCCTTTCCCCGGGCCAGAAGAATAAGGCAGGGATCGCCCAGTGTGACACGCATCCAGAAGTGGTCTCACCCTGCCAAGCAAGCTTCATCATGGACAGCGCCTATTTCTGCGAAGCAGATGCCAAGAAGTGTATCGCCGTGGCCCCTCACACCGAGGCAGAATCACGTGCAGAGCCCAGCTTTAACCAGGAAGACATTTACATCACCACAGAAAGCCTTAGCACTGCTGCTGGGAGGTCTGGGACAGCAGAGCGTGCCCCGAGTGCTGAGACGCCCGTCCCAGACTATACCTCCATTCATATAGTGCAGTCTCCCCGGGGCCTTGTACTTAATGCTACCGCCCTGCGCTTGCCTGACAAGGAGTTTCTCTCGTCGTGTGGCTACGTGAGCACAGACCAACTGAACAAAATCATGCCGTAGCTTTTCTTCAGTTTCCCACGAGCTACCTATTTAATGGCAAAGAGTTGGCTGGGGCATGAATGCTTAAACCAAAACAAtgtttaaacctttttttttggttgggggagggggaggagtgaGGGTGGGGGATTCAGATTCTAAATGCCTTTTCCTCAAATGTTGAAACATGATActaaaaaaaagtccttaatCAGATAGCTATTCCtgtaatattgtaaatattttaaagaattgtctCAAAGACTGTTTAGTGGCAGTGATTGTCTTGTTATTGTGGGTGTTAATTTTGTGCTCTAAGCATTGAATGGCTATGTTTTTAATGTATAGTAAATCATGCTTTTTGAAAAAGCGAAAAAAATCAGGTGGCTTTTGCAGTTCAAGAAGATTGAATCAAAATCATAGCACaggctaatttttttaataattgggaACTAAAATTATAGGTAAGAAGATGAGAACTAGTTTGGATATGTAGAACATTTATTTTGACATAAAATGGATATAGATATTTTTAATAACTGACACTTTCAGCATGGCTATTTTCTATTACACTACACACTGTGTACTGTAGCTCATGCCGACCCATCTACAGAATGTAGTAACTGCAGTCTAAAGCTGGTTTCATGCTTTGGTCAATGCACCTGAAGCCAAAACAAGTTAGTTTTTTACAAGGCCCTTTTTATACCTCCTAAAACTCTTAAAATGATTGTAGTTACCTGCATTATTGGAACGTGCTTGTcttagctgaatttttttttaacaagtatgTGTTAatttagaaaactttaaaatgtttgcaCAAGTCAACTTACCAtgaatcaaaaaacaaacaaacaaaaaaacattttcttaccCAAGTTTTGGTTCATGTCCCAGCGCTCCATCCTAAGAAGAAATCCTAGCTAGTTCATACTGAGCAGGATTCATACACTCGCTGCAGATGCCAGGGAGTGCGCTCCTTGTGCGTGCAGATCACAGGAGACGAGCCTTAGAACCTCGGACGCCGTGTCCCTTAGTTCACATTTGCCTAAGGAAGGAATAGGTACAAGAAGCATTTTGTAAGTTGAAGCGGGTCGAGATGAAGTTAACCAGCTCATGGAATGAAAAGTTGGAGAAACAGGTTTTTTGTTTCACAGCCTACATAGCCAGACACATGCGTATCATGTACTCAGGTAACGAGAAACAGAAGAAGCAAGATTTTCAGTCCCCACAGAGAACTCAAAAGTTTACTTAAACCAATAGCAGAAATTTTCTTCCTCACCGCACCTTTGATAGGAGTTATTTAAGGAGTGAAAGaagtttcatcattttttttttatttcccctcTAAATAGACTGGCCTCAAAGCGGGGAGCTCAGAAGAAAAAGGAGTAATTTGTCAATTATTGTTCAATCCCTTAATAACCTAAACATCACTTACAGGAGGATAGGAATTGTGCCCCAAAAGGCTGTCAAATGGAAGACTCATCTCATAGAAGAATGCTTCTcatgttaagtatttttttttaaaggttaataGAACTTTAAAGTTAGCTTTAACTTAAGTGGTATTTGCCATTTAGCTCAGACCTTTTTAGGAAACAAGCTCAATGGCTGGTCATTTTAAAGTCCCTCTTTCTTGCAGGAAGGACAGTGAAAAGTTAAAACTGGCTGTTTAAAGTTCAACATGTTACTTTGTAATAGATGTTTGATAGATTTTCTGCTACCTTGCTGCTAGGGTTTTCTCTAAGAGCTACATAATTTAGATTCATAGACAATTTCCTTGATGTAGAACCTAATTCAACCTAAAACTGTGTGTTTGGGAAAACTCTTACTATTTCACAATAGGCTGACAACATTTCTATAGCCAAAAATAGCTAAATACCTCAATCGGTCTCCGAATGTCATTTTGGTACTTTGCTGGCCACACAAGCCATTATTCACTAGTCTGACTAGTTGTGTCTGCagtttatatttaactttctttatgtctgtggatttttttccttcgaaatttaataaatttattttcttggacTTGTGATGGTGTGCGTCTACGGTCTGACACCCACAGGAAGCGTGTCCTAAACCAGACTGTGTACTGTCAAGTTCCCCTTGGAAGGGTTGCTTAGCACAGCTGGTTTCAGCACAGTGGCAGTGGGTGTGGAGATGTTTGTTCTGGGCGGGAATAGAAAGGAAAAGGCGATGGCTCCTTACCTCTAGGGGCCCAGCTCAAAAACAGCCTGCTGGCTTGCCTGGACTGCGGTCTCACCATCAGATTTTAGATGCATCATAGCTTGCATGATACATGTGGGGGTGTGAGATGGGGAGAGCTTAGCGTCAGCATTAGGTTAAGTTTCCAGTGTGAGCACATTGCCTAGAAAGAGTGTCTACCACTCACACATTAGAACAAGTCAGTTGTCAGCCTAGCTCCGTACCAGGGGAAGTCGATCAAGGGCTGGGGGTGGAAGGCCGGGTGAAGCAGGTTGCTCAGGAACCTACCACAAAGCAGAGATTCGTCCACAGGAGGCTCCAGCTGGGGTTGCTGCTGCATGGCGGGCACTGGGCCCTGAGAGGTGGGCGTCTGCAATGGCATTGAGAAACCCAGTGAACATTTATTGCTTCAGCAAGTTGAATGCAAGAGGCCACAACTTTCTGTGACGCTAGAGGGTTTGCATTCAATGCAAGTAAAGAATTTCTCCACCTGCTGCCTTCTGCTCTTTTAGCAGCCATTACCTAAAAGAGCCATGGGTGAAGCCTCAGGGTTTCCTGCTTTCTCATTTAGAAAATCATGTCTCTCTTGTCCCTGAGATATTAGAACATATACTGCCTTACCacatacaaaacaaataaaaggttGCCACTTTAagcactggatttttttttcatacacaAGTCCCAGTCTTTTATGAGATGACAGGTTTATCATTCATAGGGGATGCTTCAAAGGTCAGgagcaaagggaaagaaaggccTCTTACTTCTATGCATTGAAAGAGCCTGAGCCTTTCTATTTCAGAAGATGAAGGTCATGTGGAAGATGTGTTCCTGTATTAAAATGCTTAACAGTTCTAGGAAAATATACTAACAAATCTATTCATCTGTTATAGTATTTTTACATTTACATAGTTTTACAACAAGATACTAAATATCTTTGCATGTTCCCTGTTTAGGGTAAGAAATGGGAAAAACTAGAGGTTACTTGAATCCAAACTGTAGTTGAAATCCAAGAGGATACATCAGTTGCCCAGTCTCCTTGCTGGCTTGATATTTAAGAGTTGTGTGTAAAGGGAACAGCTTCTGGGTAAGAATTTGACCTTTGGTTAAGCTTTATTTCTTTCTAAAGGAAGTAAGAATATTATGCCAGCTATGTTACACAGGCACAATTGCTCATGGTTAAAATGACCTGACTGGTGAGTTACATCTGGATGAGGAGAAACTCTAAACGCCTGGAAGTAAACCGCACTTTGGACTTGAGTATGGTGACTCTGAGCATGTCCCCAATGGGGACACTGGAAGCTATGCCTATGGAGTTGTCATCAGAACTACTGGCTCCAGTGGGACATAGAGCATCTAAGCCTCACAGACTCCTTTACCTGCCCGATATGAGGCTCCGGACTTTGCCCCTGAGCTGTCGTCACTtggcagaggagaggaaagaaaatactgGGCAGCTGTACAAATGGTTGTGCACGACTACATGGACTGTTGCCATGACTACACTTGTAAAACAGAAAGCGTGATTCTGGCCTGTCCTACATCCCTCTTGTTTACTCCTCCATAGGCTGGGGCCAAGTGTGGTCTGTAGTCGTCTGGGGAATGTTCACTTGAACTTAAGAGCCCCTTTTGGATGTAGCAAGAGACACTTGCCACTCAAGTAGAGTTTATGCTTTCCCGTCTCTGTTTTTTGTTCATGCCTCTTCTTCCATCTGAAAAGCCGCCACCTACCATGCCTGTCGAACTTGCCCTCATCCTTCATGGCCGAGCTCAAACAGCTCCTTCATGCAGCCCTCCCGGTTCCCTACAGCCTTGAGTGatcattctctcctctgaaccACTTTCAATGGTGTTTATCACATTCTAGTTTTTAGCTCACCTAACAACTGCCTAGGATGGGTTTACCAGCATATATTCTGGGACACACCTGTTGCCTGAAATGTTCTTGAATGAGTGATTCTGTCAAGTAAGTCTGTGAAACATTTAATACTATACTTCCCTCTGGAAAGCCAGAGCacaagttaacattttaaagCTTCTACTATTAAAGAAATCTGTTTAAACACATTATTTTCCAGTTCATTcaacaatgaaaaatataatggtGAAGGAGTACCCATTATTAGATCTATTAACACTTGGAAAAAGCTGCTATAAGAAGAGTAACTAGCAAGCCTGGcacaaaataaagttaaaataaacttCAGGTGAATGTGAATCTGACCAAAGCCCCTTTATGTGAGGCCATAAAACTTATTTTATCAATAAAACTTCCTAAAGAATAAAAGGCAAAGCAACTACATGATTAAAATAACCACAGATCCTTCTCAGCTCAGGTgtattactttatatatattatacatgtgctattatatatatgaaagaaataattttataatgttaattttataaAGTACTTTCTtacatattatttcattaaaatataacaaaTCTGTAAGCaagtcaaatatttttttaacatttttacagGCAAGAATACCAAGGCAGAAAACCTAAGAGATTTTCCCAAAgttacatagctagtaagtgtTGGAATCAGGACAAAAAACACAGAACTTCTGACTAGTCCAGTATTCCAATCATAGTGTAGGCTGTAATATTTCTTGATAGGGGGAAAGTTTCTGATCCTATTCAgtgtaaagaaaatggaaaattgttTTACAGTATCCATGAATCCAAAGAATCACCTGCTAAAGATACGTTTCTTTTTCTGATCAATATAAACATTTACTAGCACACCACTGGTTAACGACCAGTTCAGGGAggcagggggcaggagggagtcGAGATTTGTAGTATTTGCCAGTTTTCTGTGGTATGAATACTCCCAATGTGACTGATTTAAACCTATCAATGTTTCATCACTGAACACAAAGTCAGGAAGGGACTGCATGATCAGCTCTCATTAGACTTCAAGCCAGTGCCAGCACACCACTGAGTCTACCCAACCTGATAATTCTATCTGACGGAGGACATTTCTCATAATGGTTAGATCACATTTCCAGCTGGCATTTATTAcgcacttaccatgtgccagataCTATTCTAAACACTTACACACTGGAACTTATTTTAGCCTCACAACAATCCTAAGAAGGTCTATTATTCCCAGCTTAGTGATGTGGAAACAGGAATAAAGTTTATTAACATGACCAAAGtcacaaaattaataaacataagAGCCAAGATGCAAACATAAGAACTCGAACTCCAGAAAGGAgcaagaaaaattgaaaatagaactgccatgtgatccagtaatcccacttctggagtTGAAAGGAATTGAAAACAGGATCACAAAGAGATTATCTGCACGCTTGTGTTCatcgcagcattattcacaataaccaagataggaaaacagcctaagtgtctactgatggatgaatggatacagaaagtgTGGAATAAAGAAACTGTAAGATACAGCACAGCCTTGCACTAGATCTGGGATGAAAACAGCAGAGAAAGGGATGCTACCTCGAGCAGAACCACAGATGACTACAAAGGTAGTGCATAGGCCCCCTGTGAGCACATAGGCCTCACTTGCTTCAGCAATGGTTTCCTTTGGGAGCAGGACACAAACTCAAGGGCAACAGAGCCTGATGGAACCTGACCCTCAGGGCTTCTACGCCAACAACTCAGGAGGCCGACTCCATTCCTGGCAGGGCGGGGATAGCCACAGTGCATAGAGGAAGTCCTGCCTCACATCCTGAACAGGTTTAAATCCACCaaaaccaaccacaccccctatCAAGGGGATAACAGCCAGCACACTCTGAGGAAATATGTGGCTGGCATCCATACCAAAACGAGCCATCACACCAAAAACATTGGACATGCACAATCCACACAGGGATGCTACCACATAAAAATACTCCTTCAAGACCACAGTTGATAACTGCTGCTCCTAAACTCAGAGTcagagaaagttaagtaaaatgaaaaggtaaaggaactactcccaattaaaagaacaagagaaatcccctgaaagaataatGAAACAGACCTCACCAGTCTACTAGACTCTGAGTTTAAAAAAGAGGTTATAGAAATgctaaaagaattaagaaagaatatcaatagaaatgcagatcactgtgacaaggaactagaaactataaagatcAACCAATCAAAAATAGGAAAGGTCATAGTTACATAGGTCTtcttcaagaaataagaaaaatcccaaataacctaacctaccaccaaaaagaatttgaaaaagaaccaacaaaacccaaagttagcagaagaaaagaagattagagaggaaataaatagaaaccCAGAAAACAACAGAAGATATCGATAAAATTAAGAgctgtgttttttttgttgttgttgttgtttgtttgttcgttttttaaagaaacagaatcaacaaacctctagccaggaccaccaagaagaaaagggtgaggacccaaataaacaaaaaaagaaattaaagaggagaaaCAACAACTGGTATCACAGAAAtatcaaggaaggaaggaaggaaagaaaggaaggaaggaagaaggaaaggaaagaaaggaaaggaagaaagaaaggaagaaaagaaagaaagaaagaaagagaagaaagaaaggaagaaaagaaagaaagagaagaaagaaaggaagacaggaagagaaaggaggagagaaagaaaagaaagaaaagaaaggaagaaagaaagaaagagggaggaaggaagggaaaaagaaaagaaaagaaagaaaaaggaggaaaggaggaaagaaaggaagaaaggaagaaagaaagaaagaaagaatgaacttAAGAGAATACTGAACAGTTActtgccaacaaattggacaacctagaagaaatggataagttTCTAAAATCATCAAGCCTgccaaaactgagtcaagaagaaacacaTGATTTGAACAGActaatcactagaagtgaaatagaatctgcaattttaaaaaaaattccctccaaacaaaagtccaggaccaaacagcttcactggagaattctactaaacacATAAAGAGGTTCTGCCTATCCTGcttaaactattccaaaaaaactAAAGATGCAGGAGCTCTCTTAAAtttattctatgaagccacaattatcctgataccaaaacaagacaaaaacactACAAAAAAATTACTGGACAATATCTtcgatgaacatagatgcagaaatcctcaacaaaacattagcaaagtGAATCCAACaacataaaaaggattatac from Camelus bactrianus isolate YW-2024 breed Bactrian camel chromosome 3, ASM4877302v1, whole genome shotgun sequence includes the following:
- the GHR gene encoding growth hormone receptor isoform X1, coding for MDLWQLLLTLAVAGSGDAFPGSEATPALLVRGSQSLPRVNPGLETNSSGKPKFTKCRSPELETFSCHWTDGVHHGLQSPGSIQLFYIRRSTQEWTQEWKECPDYVSAGENSCYFNSSYTSIWIPYCIKLTSNGGTVDQKCFSVEEIVQPDPPIGLNWTLLNISLTGIHADIQVRWEPPPNADVQKGWIVLEYELQYKEVNETQWKMMDPVLSTSVPVYSLRLDKEYEVRVRSRQRNSEKYGEFSDVLYVTLPQMSPFACEEDFRFPWFLIIIFGIFGLTMILFLFIFSKQQRIKMLILPPVPVPKIKGIDPDLLKEGKLEEVNTILAIHDNYKHEFYNDDSWVEFIELDIDDPDEKTEGSDTDRLLSNDHEKSLNILGAKDDDSGRTSCCEPDILETDFNASDTCDGTSEVAQPQRLKGEADLLCLDQKNQSDLPSNDAAPATQQPSVILAEEDKPRPLLIGGTESTHQAAHTQLSNPSSLANIDFYAQVSDITPAGSVVLSPGQKNKAGIAQCDTHPEVVSPCQASFIMDSAYFCEADAKKCIAVAPHTEAESRAEPSFNQEDIYITTESLSTAAGRSGTAERAPSAETPVPDYTSIHIVQSPRGLVLNATALRLPDKEFLSSCGYVSTDQLNKIMP